A stretch of Desulfotalea psychrophila LSv54 DNA encodes these proteins:
- the purM gene encoding phosphoribosylformylglycinamidine cyclo-ligase, protein MSTTSEAVQSKYSEAGVDIDKGNAFVEGIKDIVASTHKNGVIDNIGGFSAHIAIDVTKYPKPVIVNSTDGVGTKLAIAHMCNKHDTIGIDLVAMCVNDLIVGGATPLSFLDYFAVGKLDIEVATEVVKGIAEGCKQAGCSLVGGETAEMPGLYQGSDYDLAGFVTGIVDRDSIIDGSDVRSGNKIIGLASSGVHSNGYSLVRKICFDDNDYSVEDHIEELGSTLGEELLKPTRIYVQQVLNVIKNYPIHGMVHNTGGGFIDNIPRILPKGYKATLQAGSWDVPAIFTFLEEKGKVPREEMYRTFNMGVGLLVIVAEDKAEDILHHFEALGEKASIIGEIQKQTDENDERVTILPEG, encoded by the coding sequence ATGAGTACAACATCTGAAGCAGTTCAATCGAAATACTCCGAAGCCGGAGTTGACATCGACAAGGGCAACGCCTTCGTCGAGGGTATTAAAGACATTGTTGCCTCTACCCACAAGAATGGCGTCATCGACAATATTGGTGGATTTTCTGCCCACATTGCCATCGATGTCACCAAATACCCAAAACCCGTTATCGTTAACTCCACCGATGGTGTGGGTACCAAACTTGCGATAGCCCATATGTGCAATAAACACGATACCATCGGTATTGATCTTGTTGCAATGTGTGTCAATGATCTCATTGTAGGCGGAGCGACCCCGCTCAGTTTTCTTGATTACTTTGCCGTTGGTAAACTTGATATTGAAGTGGCAACTGAGGTTGTTAAGGGTATCGCCGAGGGTTGTAAGCAGGCTGGCTGCTCTCTTGTTGGTGGTGAAACCGCTGAAATGCCAGGCCTTTACCAGGGCAGTGATTATGATCTGGCTGGTTTTGTTACCGGTATTGTTGACCGAGATTCCATCATTGATGGTTCAGACGTTCGCAGTGGTAATAAAATTATTGGTCTTGCCTCCAGTGGCGTTCACTCCAACGGTTATAGCCTTGTCCGCAAGATCTGTTTTGATGACAACGACTACTCCGTAGAAGATCACATCGAAGAACTTGGTTCTACCCTCGGAGAAGAGTTGCTGAAACCAACTCGAATCTATGTGCAACAGGTTCTCAACGTTATCAAGAACTACCCTATTCACGGTATGGTCCATAATACCGGCGGTGGTTTTATTGACAACATCCCTCGCATCCTCCCTAAGGGCTACAAGGCAACCCTACAGGCAGGAAGTTGGGACGTACCTGCCATCTTCACTTTTCTTGAAGAGAAGGGTAAGGTTCCCCGTGAAGAGATGTACCGCACCTTCAACATGGGTGTAGGACTACTTGTTATTGTTGCCGAAGACAAGGCGGAGGATATCCTCCACCACTTCGAAGCCCTTGGTGAGAAAGCATCTATCATTGGCGAAATACAGAAGCAGACCGATGAAAATGACGAGCGCGTCACCATCCTGCCAGAGGGATAA
- a CDS encoding FAD binding domain-containing protein: MVQEYLFPATVSEAVALLASKDGKARIIAGGTDLVLDMKDGKFAADVLLDLSNIGELSDIAEADGYIRIGANVTLSQVVNSKLVHQHAPALVQACRKVGSLQIRNVATVVGNVVTANPAADAAVALACLDTSVEVVDQKGLRVLPLAEMYAGICLSGIDSCNHLVTHLKFPLKEKGDGCAYVRMEQRKALSLPMLNVSAKVSVKDGCFAWARVLFAPVGAGPQHAIDAELFLQGAEITDANIKEAGLLARNQATFRSSAVRGSKEYRMGVLPAIVERVLQAAVADAGQA; encoded by the coding sequence ATGGTGCAGGAGTATCTTTTCCCCGCAACAGTGTCAGAAGCTGTTGCCCTTTTAGCCAGCAAGGATGGTAAGGCCAGAATTATTGCAGGGGGGACCGATCTGGTCCTTGATATGAAAGATGGCAAATTTGCAGCTGATGTTCTGCTAGATTTAAGTAATATTGGGGAACTTTCTGATATCGCCGAGGCAGATGGTTATATTCGTATTGGAGCCAATGTTACCCTGAGTCAGGTGGTTAATTCAAAACTTGTTCATCAGCATGCCCCGGCCCTTGTTCAGGCCTGCCGTAAGGTTGGTTCCTTGCAGATTCGTAATGTGGCGACAGTAGTAGGTAATGTTGTGACAGCGAATCCTGCAGCTGATGCAGCCGTTGCTTTGGCATGTCTTGATACCTCGGTGGAGGTTGTTGATCAGAAAGGTTTGCGTGTTCTGCCTCTTGCAGAGATGTATGCCGGCATTTGTCTCTCTGGTATTGACAGTTGCAATCACCTTGTCACCCATCTAAAATTTCCCCTCAAGGAGAAGGGAGATGGCTGTGCCTATGTTCGTATGGAACAGCGTAAGGCTCTCTCTCTCCCCATGCTCAACGTCTCGGCCAAGGTCAGCGTTAAAGACGGTTGTTTTGCATGGGCCAGGGTTTTGTTTGCTCCAGTGGGTGCAGGTCCACAACATGCCATTGATGCTGAACTTTTTTTGCAGGGGGCAGAGATTACCGATGCCAATATTAAAGAGGCTGGCCTGCTTGCCAGAAATCAGGCAACGTTTAGAAGCAGTGCGGTCAGAGGGTCAAAGGAATATCGAATGGGGGTTTTACCTGCCATCGTAGAACGCGTTTTACAAGCAGCAGTAGCTGATGCCGGACAGGCATAA